Genomic DNA from Candidatus Zixiibacteriota bacterium:
TTTGCGGGTAGATATAAACCGATTCCTCGGTTTGCCCCTCATTGCCGGGGCAGAAGGGACATTCGGCTCGGAAAGGAGGCGGGAGTTCGCGCCTTAATTGCTCGCGGGCGATATCATGCGGACGCTTGCCTCGTTCCGGCGCCAGAATGACCCATTCTTTGGTAGCCAGATTCTGACGAAATTCCGACATCATTTCTCCCGAAAAATTCAGTCTTAATTCCTAAGATAATAACCGTAACAAATTTCCAAGTCAACTGCCAAGTTCTTGATCCAAAACATAATATAATTGTCTGGAAGAGACCCTGAAGAGTTGGACAAATCGGCCCATAAGCGGAAATAGGCGAATTTTTTCCTTGACAGCCCGCCCGATTTCCATATATTTGCTCTGGTCGGATTATTGACTATTATCATTCAGTATGAATTACCTATTAGCAAGCGAATTCAACTAATCTCTTGGCATATGGAAGAAAATCAATTAATGTCTGTCGATCCATTATGAATCAATTCGATCATCGAACTAGTTCACTTGCGTACAATGGGCAGTTTTTTCATTTCTATAAGCCTGACAAGAAAATTATTAATCTCTTCAGCCCAAATTATTTTATAGGAGGGTAATATGAAACGGCTGTTGATTTTCAGTGTGGTTCTGATCCTGCTCATGCTCTTTCTGAGCGGATGCACCGATGAGAACAACATCACTAATGTCCTGCAAACAAAATCAGCCATTGTCGGAAAGGTGGTCAATTACGAGCCCGGTATGACGGTCTCGGCCTGGCAGGCAATCGAAATTAAAAAGGTTACGGTTGACAATGCCGGGTATTTTTCGATTGCTGATTTGAATCCGGGACTCTATGAGGTGCGGTTCTTCTGTCCCACCGGCGCCCGGAAAACTATAAGAGATGTCGAGGTGAAAAGCTCCGAGACCACTCTGCTGGGCGAAATTATGATGATCCATATGCCCTGGCCTTTTGTGGAAAGCACGCCGGGTGACGGTCTTATCAAATATCCGCCGTTATCGAGCAGTATTATGCTTTCCAGTGAAGAACTTCTCGATTTCGGCTCCCTCAGCACCGCGATTATTTTCGATCCCCCGATCGCCGGCCAATGGGATATGTATCACTATTATGGTGATATATATAATTACTCATTTCGACCGACGCCTCAACTTCGAGCCGCGACACATTACCATGTTAATATTAGGCCGAATCTGAGACTATTTTCGGGCGAGGAATGGAGTGACAGTCTCACTTTTTCCTTTGATACCGATTCGCTGAGGCTATGCAGCGCAATGTGGCATCTTTATGGTGAGACAGATACAATAGCTGTCGATTTCAGAGGTTCATTGATAGAATTTCGTTACAACAGTCTGCTCGATCCGGCAACCGTCGGTGGCGCAATTCACATCGAGCCGCCGATCGATTTTGCCGCCGTTCCCGATGACACGCCCACGAGCGTCATCCTTCAGATTAATGGTGGGTTGGTCAGCGGCACCAGATACCTGATAATCATCGATAAATCGCTTAAAGACATTTTTGGCGCCGCTCCAGTCAAGGGGGACACAATTTCATTTTATACGGAGAAATTCGAGGTTGAACAGAGGGATTATCCAAGTACACTGGACAATGTTTCCCCCCGGGCTACCAATGGACTCCTTCGGTATCGCTTCAGCATCCCGCCCGACCCCAGTTCGGCGAGAGCCTCGATTTCGATTGACCCACCGGTTGACCTTCATGTTTCCATAGAGCGCGATTACTACGGCCCCGATTGGCTTTTTGTCGGCGCCGCGCAGGGACTTCGCCCGGGAACTACTTATAGCCTGACCATCGACTCCACTCTCAGCGCCATTGATGGGACAAAAATCGGCACTATTGAAACGGTGCTCTTTGAAGTACAGCCATTAATGGTGATCCGAAATGGTGCCTCAAACGGGTATTACTCCAGCGATCTTGACAGCATTATCGACCCGGGAGAGAGTTTTAACTATCGTATTTATTTGAATGCCGATGTCGATATCGACTCCTTTAATCTTGCTGCCTCCATTTCGCCGGAACTCCCCGGCTTCTGGTATCAGAGGTATGAATATGATTATAGTCAGCGCAATCCATATCTCGCTTTCTTCCCGACCGGCCCAATCAATCTTGCCGCGGAACAGACTTATACTATTACCATTGATGGTTCGGTCGGCCTGGTTATGGGCGCCGGTTTCGGCGAAGATTTGCAAATGCGTCTTCATATCAACCCGGTTATAATTACGAGCCTCTACCCCTCTCCGGGGACGCAGAATTTTGGCATCTCCAATAATATTGCCGTGGAGTTCAACGCTCCTATGGATCATGCCACCACCGAGGCGGCCTTCAGTATGACGACCTGGGATGGCACTCCGGTCAGTGGAACATTCAACTGGTACTATTATGATGATGACAGGCGAATGATATTCTATCCAACAAGTTACCTGACTCCGCTGCAAACGTACAAGGTTAATATCGCCACAACGGCTAGGAGCCAGAGTGGAGCCTATCTAAAAGAGGCCGGCTATACATTTTTCCGCACAGAGGGTTGATTCGGAAGTCAAGGCAGCGGATTTGTTTGTTAGCGAGGAAGATTCAGAATCAAAGCTCCCGCAAGATCATCAGGTCATACTCTATCATGAGTATGACCTGAACGCATTTGTCGTCTATTTCTGTCAGCTATCAATATTCTAACAACAGGCAAAATACATTATTCCGGTTTGATCTGAACGATTATATTGCCATCTATGATAGGTCGGTGAAATATTGCGAACAATTACTGTTCATTATATAGAAGGGGATTGTAGTGACTTTTCTAAAAATAGCCCTGTTTATTCCAGTGATGCTCTGCTTTCTGGAATGTTCGAATTCCGATAAACAAACCGATAGGAATATAGGGAATTTGGGGGATGTCTCGGCGGTGAAGCTCGATGGCCGGCCGGTGACCGTGGCCGGGGTCACTTTTCGCCCTCCTTCCGCCTGGAAGGATCTGGGGCCTGGGGGCATGAGGCAGGCCAATT
This window encodes:
- a CDS encoding Ig-like domain-containing protein → MKRLLIFSVVLILLMLFLSGCTDENNITNVLQTKSAIVGKVVNYEPGMTVSAWQAIEIKKVTVDNAGYFSIADLNPGLYEVRFFCPTGARKTIRDVEVKSSETTLLGEIMMIHMPWPFVESTPGDGLIKYPPLSSSIMLSSEELLDFGSLSTAIIFDPPIAGQWDMYHYYGDIYNYSFRPTPQLRAATHYHVNIRPNLRLFSGEEWSDSLTFSFDTDSLRLCSAMWHLYGETDTIAVDFRGSLIEFRYNSLLDPATVGGAIHIEPPIDFAAVPDDTPTSVILQINGGLVSGTRYLIIIDKSLKDIFGAAPVKGDTISFYTEKFEVEQRDYPSTLDNVSPRATNGLLRYRFSIPPDPSSARASISIDPPVDLHVSIERDYYGPDWLFVGAAQGLRPGTTYSLTIDSTLSAIDGTKIGTIETVLFEVQPLMVIRNGASNGYYSSDLDSIIDPGESFNYRIYLNADVDIDSFNLAASISPELPGFWYQRYEYDYSQRNPYLAFFPTGPINLAAEQTYTITIDGSVGLVMGAGFGEDLQMRLHINPVIITSLYPSPGTQNFGISNNIAVEFNAPMDHATTEAAFSMTTWDGTPVSGTFNWYYYDDDRRMIFYPTSYLTPLQTYKVNIATTARSQSGAYLKEAGYTFFRTEG